One segment of Streptomyces bathyalis DNA contains the following:
- a CDS encoding TetR/AcrR family transcriptional regulator yields the protein MAPARTESSAATESRPGLRERKKIKTRQAIRKAAYRLFDEEGYAATSVERIADEAEVSPSTVFRYFPTKEDIVLTDEYDPLMHEALLARPADEPPVTALRRAMLEVIGQAMSQEPGREPAESHQRIRLVLEVPALRARMTEQMSETVRILAAALAGRTGRNADSLELRVCTGALVGAMSEAMFYWANSDEPQEDLFAIVERALRVVERGIPQTLGAE from the coding sequence ATGGCCCCTGCACGTACCGAGTCCTCCGCGGCTACCGAGTCCCGTCCGGGCCTCCGCGAGCGGAAGAAGATCAAGACCAGGCAGGCGATCCGGAAGGCCGCCTACCGTCTCTTCGACGAGGAGGGCTACGCCGCCACGTCCGTCGAGCGGATCGCGGACGAGGCGGAGGTCTCCCCCAGCACCGTCTTCCGCTACTTCCCCACGAAGGAAGACATCGTCCTCACCGACGAGTACGACCCGCTGATGCACGAGGCGCTGCTGGCGCGTCCCGCCGACGAGCCGCCGGTGACAGCCCTCCGCAGGGCCATGCTGGAGGTGATCGGGCAGGCCATGAGCCAGGAGCCCGGCCGTGAGCCCGCCGAGTCCCACCAGCGGATCCGGCTCGTCCTGGAAGTGCCCGCGCTGCGTGCCCGGATGACCGAGCAGATGTCGGAGACGGTACGGATCCTGGCGGCCGCTCTGGCCGGGCGGACCGGACGGAATGCCGACTCCCTCGAACTGCGGGTGTGCACAGGGGCGTTGGTCGGTGCCATGTCCGAGGCCATGTTCTATTGGGCCAACAGCGACGAGCCGCAGGAGGACCTCTTCGCGATCGTCGAGCGGGCGCTGCGCGTGGTGGAACGGGGAATCCCCCAGACCCTCGGGGCGGAGTGA
- a CDS encoding thioredoxin domain-containing protein, producing MVNRLSDETSPYLLQHADNPVDWWPWSEAAFDEARRRGVPVLLSVGYASCHWCHVMAHESFEDEATAGYLNAHFVPVKVDREERPDVDAVYMEAVQAATGQGGWPMTVFLTPAAEPFYFGTYFPPAPRHGMPSFRQVLDGVATAWSERREEVADVAGRIVRDLAARSIRYEQPQPPGPEELASALLELTREFDAERGGFGGSPKFPPSMALEFLLRHHARTGSEGALEMARATCESMARGGIYDQLGGGFARYSVDAGWVVPHFEKMLYDNALLCRVYAHAWRSTGSDMARRVALETADFMVRELGTPQGGFASALDADSDDGNGRHSEGAYYVWTPGQLTEVLGEEDGQWAAGYFGVTDEGTFEEGASVLQLPDATQLSDASRAASVRERLLRAREQRPRPARDDKVVAAWNGLAVAALAETGAYFDRPDLVEAASAAARLLTDLHLNGDGRIARTSRDGTTGSGAGVLEDYADVAEGLLGLYSVTGEAGWLDTAGVLLETVLDHFTDPDGALFDTADDAEALIRRPQDPTDSSTPSGWTAAAQALLSYAAYTGSSRHREAAERALGIVRALAPRAPRFIGWGLAAAEAVLDGPREIAVVGPHADPGTGTLHRTALLATAPGAVVALGEPGSPEALDVPLLRDRPLLDGNPTAYVCRNFTCDAPTADPEVLERSLRS from the coding sequence ATGGTCAACCGACTCTCGGACGAGACGAGCCCGTACCTCCTTCAGCACGCCGACAACCCGGTCGACTGGTGGCCCTGGTCGGAGGCCGCCTTCGACGAGGCGCGCAGGCGCGGGGTGCCGGTGCTGCTCAGCGTCGGTTACGCCAGCTGCCACTGGTGCCACGTCATGGCGCACGAGAGTTTCGAGGACGAGGCCACCGCCGGATACCTCAACGCCCACTTCGTCCCCGTCAAGGTGGACCGCGAGGAACGCCCCGACGTGGACGCCGTCTACATGGAGGCCGTGCAGGCTGCCACCGGCCAGGGCGGATGGCCCATGACCGTCTTCCTCACGCCCGCGGCCGAACCCTTCTACTTCGGCACCTACTTCCCGCCCGCCCCCCGCCACGGCATGCCCTCCTTCCGGCAGGTGCTGGACGGCGTCGCCACGGCATGGTCGGAGAGGCGCGAGGAGGTCGCCGACGTGGCCGGCCGGATCGTGCGGGACCTGGCCGCGCGCAGCATCCGCTACGAGCAGCCGCAGCCGCCCGGCCCCGAGGAGCTGGCCTCGGCGCTGCTGGAGCTGACGCGTGAATTCGACGCCGAACGGGGCGGGTTCGGCGGTTCGCCGAAGTTCCCGCCGTCCATGGCGCTGGAGTTCCTGCTGCGCCACCACGCCCGCACCGGTTCCGAGGGCGCGCTGGAGATGGCCCGTGCCACCTGCGAATCGATGGCGCGCGGCGGCATCTACGACCAGCTCGGCGGGGGATTCGCGCGCTACTCCGTGGACGCGGGCTGGGTCGTGCCGCACTTCGAGAAGATGCTCTACGACAACGCCCTGCTCTGCCGCGTCTACGCCCACGCCTGGCGGAGCACGGGTTCCGACATGGCCCGCCGGGTCGCCCTGGAGACCGCGGACTTCATGGTCCGCGAACTGGGCACGCCCCAGGGCGGGTTCGCCTCCGCTCTCGACGCCGACAGCGACGACGGCAACGGCAGGCACAGCGAGGGCGCCTACTACGTGTGGACCCCCGGCCAGCTGACCGAGGTCCTCGGCGAGGAGGACGGGCAATGGGCGGCCGGCTACTTCGGCGTCACCGACGAGGGAACCTTCGAAGAGGGCGCGTCCGTGCTCCAACTCCCGGACGCCACGCAGCTCTCGGACGCCTCGCGTGCGGCGTCCGTACGGGAGAGGCTGCTGCGTGCCCGCGAACAGCGGCCGCGCCCCGCCCGTGACGACAAGGTCGTCGCGGCGTGGAACGGGCTGGCCGTCGCCGCGCTCGCGGAGACCGGTGCCTACTTCGACCGTCCCGACCTGGTCGAGGCCGCCTCCGCGGCCGCACGTCTGCTGACCGATCTGCACCTGAACGGCGACGGCCGCATCGCACGCACCTCGCGCGACGGCACGACCGGCTCGGGCGCGGGCGTGCTGGAGGACTACGCGGACGTGGCCGAGGGCCTGCTCGGTCTCTACTCCGTCACCGGAGAGGCCGGGTGGCTCGACACCGCCGGCGTACTGCTGGAGACCGTGCTCGACCACTTCACGGATCCCGACGGCGCGCTCTTCGACACAGCCGACGACGCCGAAGCCCTCATCCGCCGCCCGCAGGACCCCACGGACAGCTCCACCCCGTCGGGCTGGACCGCAGCCGCGCAAGCCCTGCTCTCCTACGCCGCCTACACCGGCAGTTCGCGCCACCGCGAGGCCGCCGAGCGGGCGCTCGGCATCGTGCGGGCGCTCGCACCCCGCGCCCCGCGCTTCATCGGGTGGGGCCTCGCCGCGGCCGAAGCCGTACTGGACGGCCCGAGGGAGATCGCCGTGGTCGGCCCGCACGCGGACCCCGGTACGGGGACGCTGCACCGTACGGCGCTGCTCGCGACCGCGCCCGGAGCGGTCGTTGCGCTCGGGGAGCCGGGCTCCCCGGAGGCGCTCGACGTGCCGCTGCTGCGGGACCGGCCGTTGCTGGACGGGAACCCGACGGCCTATGTGTGCCGCAACTTCACGTGCGACGCTCCGACCGCCGATCCCGAGGTCCTGGAACGGTCACTGCGGAGCTGA
- a CDS encoding cystathionine gamma-synthase, translating to MSDQRDSGHTPQSFETLAIHAGQTADPATGAVVPPIYQVSTYKQDGVGGLRGGYEYSRSANPTRTALEQNLAALEGGRNAFAFASGMAAEDCLLRTLLVPGDHVVIPNDAYGGTFRLFARVAERWGVEWSVADTSDPAAVRAELRDRTKAVWVETPSNPLLGISDITALAQLAHGAGARLVVDNTFASPYLQQPLALGADVVVHSTTKYMGGHSDVVGGALVLDESELAAEIAFHQNAMGAVAGPFDSWLVMRGTKTLAVRMERHSANASRVAEMLQAHPKVTQVYYPGLPSHPGHETAAKQMRAFGGMVSFRVAGGEESAVEVCNRTHLFTLGESLGGVESLIEHPARMTHASAAGSALEVPADLVRLSVGIESVEDLLADLQQALG from the coding sequence ATGAGCGACCAGCGCGACAGCGGGCACACGCCCCAGAGCTTCGAGACCCTCGCGATCCACGCGGGGCAGACCGCCGACCCCGCGACGGGTGCGGTCGTCCCGCCCATTTACCAGGTCTCCACGTACAAGCAGGACGGCGTCGGCGGGCTGCGCGGCGGCTACGAGTACAGCCGCTCCGCCAATCCGACGCGTACCGCACTCGAGCAGAACCTCGCCGCCCTGGAAGGCGGGCGCAACGCCTTCGCGTTCGCGTCGGGCATGGCCGCCGAGGACTGCCTGCTGCGGACCCTGCTCGTGCCCGGGGACCACGTGGTGATCCCGAACGACGCCTACGGCGGTACGTTCCGCCTCTTCGCGCGCGTCGCCGAACGGTGGGGCGTGGAATGGTCGGTGGCCGACACCTCCGACCCGGCGGCGGTGCGCGCCGAACTGCGCGACCGCACCAAGGCGGTGTGGGTGGAGACCCCGTCCAACCCGCTGCTCGGCATCAGCGACATCACCGCGCTCGCCCAGCTCGCGCACGGCGCGGGGGCACGGCTGGTCGTGGACAACACCTTCGCGAGCCCCTATCTCCAGCAGCCCCTCGCGCTGGGGGCGGACGTCGTCGTGCACTCGACGACGAAGTACATGGGCGGCCACTCGGACGTCGTCGGCGGCGCCCTCGTACTGGACGAGTCGGAACTGGCCGCGGAGATCGCCTTCCACCAGAACGCGATGGGCGCAGTGGCGGGCCCGTTCGACTCCTGGCTGGTCATGCGCGGCACGAAGACGCTGGCCGTACGGATGGAGCGGCACAGCGCGAACGCCTCGCGCGTGGCAGAGATGCTCCAGGCCCACCCGAAGGTGACGCAGGTCTACTACCCGGGGCTGCCCTCGCACCCGGGGCACGAGACGGCGGCCAAGCAGATGCGGGCCTTCGGCGGGATGGTCTCCTTCCGGGTCGCGGGCGGCGAGGAGTCGGCGGTGGAGGTGTGCAACCGAACGCACCTGTTCACGCTCGGGGAGTCGCTGGGCGGCGTCGAATCGCTGATCGAGCACCCCGCGCGCATGACGCACGCGTCGGCGGCGGGCTCGGCGCTGGAGGTGCCCGCGGACCTCGTGCGGCTGTCCGTCGGCATCGAGTCGGTGGAGGACCTGCTGGCGGATCTGCAGCAGGCGCTGGGCTAG
- a CDS encoding sigma factor-like helix-turn-helix DNA-binding protein codes for MGERRAREERRRAREFEAFVAGAAGRLLHAATLLTGEPFGAAPAAQELLVGALSRTYADWDRLRGEDPYEHTRQDLAAHFAHTAWRHRRPRGGLLDALPPQERLMLVLRLYEGVAEEQVAAALGLPVERVRALCTRGMATVLSRGTRNGEESGTPAGAAHGPASGAVSLLASRIVTGLRHRGAEAATGTVQQRDGAGREPRGAA; via the coding sequence GTGGGAGAGCGGCGTGCGCGTGAGGAGCGCCGCCGGGCCCGGGAGTTCGAGGCGTTCGTCGCGGGCGCGGCCGGCAGGCTGCTGCATGCCGCCACGCTGCTGACCGGTGAGCCCTTCGGTGCCGCTCCCGCCGCCCAGGAACTGCTCGTCGGCGCCCTGTCCCGTACGTACGCGGACTGGGACCGTCTGCGCGGCGAGGACCCTTACGAGCACACGCGCCAGGATCTGGCCGCACACTTCGCGCACACCGCCTGGCGCCACCGGCGTCCGCGCGGCGGTCTGCTGGACGCGCTGCCCCCGCAGGAGCGGCTGATGCTGGTGCTGCGGCTGTACGAGGGCGTGGCCGAGGAACAGGTCGCCGCAGCGCTCGGGCTGCCCGTGGAGCGGGTGCGGGCCCTGTGCACCCGGGGCATGGCGACGGTCCTCAGCCGCGGGACGAGAAACGGGGAGGAGAGCGGAACCCCGGCCGGCGCGGCGCATGGACCGGCGTCCGGTGCCGTGTCCCTGCTCGCGTCCCGCATCGTCACCGGTCTGCGGCACAGGGGAGCGGAGGCGGCCACCGGGACCGTGCAACAGCGCGACGGCGCAGGCCGCGAGCCGAGGGGGGCCGCATGA
- a CDS encoding MarR family winged helix-turn-helix transcriptional regulator encodes MQHQVAVFARRAEQTRLGGIGQARNSMDRAAYLLLNRLEENGPMGVKALASGMGIDSSTVTRQVAPLVEGGLVTRTTHPEDGRAVVLKLSPHGIARLHQVRSSRRELMAVLTDDWSEEDRETFCRLLTRFNTAMQGIHPATETPEVPPS; translated from the coding sequence ATGCAGCACCAGGTCGCCGTCTTCGCGCGCCGCGCCGAGCAGACCCGTCTGGGCGGGATAGGCCAGGCGCGCAACTCCATGGACCGTGCCGCCTACCTGCTGCTCAACCGGCTCGAAGAGAACGGTCCGATGGGCGTCAAGGCCCTCGCCTCCGGGATGGGGATCGACTCCTCGACCGTCACCCGGCAGGTCGCGCCGCTCGTCGAAGGAGGCCTGGTCACCCGCACCACGCACCCCGAGGACGGCCGCGCCGTCGTTCTCAAGCTGTCCCCGCACGGCATCGCCCGGCTCCACCAGGTGCGCTCCTCCCGGCGCGAGCTGATGGCGGTGCTCACGGACGACTGGAGCGAGGAGGACCGGGAGACCTTCTGCAGGCTCCTGACCCGCTTCAACACCGCGATGCAGGGCATCCACCCCGCCACGGAGACTCCGGAAGTACCTCCCTCTTGA
- the ilvA gene encoding threonine ammonia-lyase, protein MVSPAPDATGVTASVTVDDVRAAQKTLTGVARTTSLEGSRHLTHLVGSPVHLKCENLQRTGSFKLRGAYVRIAGLSPEERARGVVAASAGNHAQGVALAASLLGVNSTVFMPEGAPLPKVAATRDYGAEVVLHGQVVDETLRAAQEHAEETGAVFIHPFDHPDVVAGQGTLGLEILEQCPEVRTIVVGVGGGGLIAGIAVAVKELRPDVRIIGVQAEGAAAYPPSLAAGKPLVLDSVSTMADGIKVGRPGDVPFKIVGDLVDEVRTVSEDALSSALLLCLERAKLVVEPAGASPVAALLSRPETVDGPVVAVLSGGNVDPLVLQRTLRHGMAAAGRYLSLRLRLTDRPGALAALLRELSVADANVLDVGHVRTDPRLGLDEVEVELHLETKGPEHCEDLAGKLRSAGYTVVLTR, encoded by the coding sequence ATGGTCTCCCCCGCCCCCGACGCCACGGGCGTAACAGCGTCCGTCACCGTCGACGACGTGCGCGCCGCGCAGAAGACGCTCACCGGCGTGGCCCGTACGACATCGCTGGAAGGCAGCCGGCACCTCACGCACCTCGTCGGCTCCCCCGTGCACCTCAAGTGCGAGAACCTGCAGCGCACCGGCTCGTTCAAGCTGCGCGGCGCGTATGTGCGCATCGCCGGGCTCTCCCCCGAGGAGCGTGCGCGCGGCGTGGTCGCGGCGAGCGCCGGCAACCACGCGCAGGGCGTGGCGCTGGCGGCCTCCCTGCTCGGTGTGAACTCCACGGTGTTCATGCCGGAGGGCGCCCCGCTGCCGAAGGTCGCCGCGACGCGGGACTACGGCGCCGAGGTCGTGCTGCACGGACAAGTCGTCGACGAGACGCTGCGGGCGGCGCAGGAGCACGCGGAGGAGACGGGCGCGGTCTTCATCCACCCCTTCGACCACCCCGACGTGGTGGCCGGGCAGGGCACCCTCGGGCTGGAGATCCTCGAACAGTGCCCGGAGGTCCGCACGATCGTCGTGGGAGTGGGAGGCGGCGGGCTCATCGCGGGCATCGCGGTGGCGGTCAAGGAACTGCGGCCCGACGTACGGATCATCGGCGTTCAGGCGGAGGGAGCGGCGGCGTATCCGCCCTCGCTCGCCGCGGGGAAGCCCCTGGTGCTGGATTCGGTCTCCACGATGGCCGACGGGATCAAGGTCGGGCGGCCGGGGGACGTGCCGTTCAAAATCGTTGGCGACCTCGTCGACGAGGTACGTACGGTGTCCGAAGACGCTCTCTCCAGCGCGCTGTTGCTCTGCCTGGAGCGAGCGAAGCTGGTGGTGGAGCCGGCGGGGGCAAGTCCCGTGGCGGCCCTGCTCTCCCGGCCGGAGACGGTCGACGGTCCCGTCGTCGCCGTGCTCTCCGGAGGCAATGTCGATCCCCTGGTCCTTCAGCGGACGCTGCGTCACGGCATGGCGGCCGCCGGCCGCTATCTGTCGCTGCGACTGCGGCTGACCGACCGGCCCGGGGCGCTGGCAGCACTGCTGAGGGAGTTGTCAGTGGCGGACGCTAACGTCCTGGACGTGGGCCATGTTCGGACCGATCCACGGCTCGGGCTCGACGAGGTGGAGGTGGAGCTGCACTTGGAGACGAAGGGACCGGAGCACTGCGAGGACCTCGCGGGCAAGCTGCGCTCGGCCGGCTACACGGTGGTGCTGACGCGCTGA